A single Blastococcus colisei DNA region contains:
- a CDS encoding DUF6104 family protein — translation MYFTDRGLEELAERRGEEQVTLAWLADQMQAFVDQFPDFEVPVERLATWLARGGTDDADLDD, via the coding sequence ATGTACTTCACCGATCGCGGACTCGAGGAGTTGGCCGAGCGGCGGGGCGAGGAGCAGGTCACCCTCGCCTGGCTGGCCGACCAGATGCAGGCGTTCGTGGACCAGTTCCCCGACTTCGAGGTGCCCGTCGAGCGGCTGGCCACCTGGCTGGCCCGCGGCGGCACGGACGACGCCGACCTCGACGACTGA